Proteins encoded together in one Camelina sativa cultivar DH55 chromosome 9, Cs, whole genome shotgun sequence window:
- the LOC109126402 gene encoding uncharacterized protein LOC109126402, giving the protein MQSKIRDMQSMMHSATTLAPDIPRVIEESKRTPFSHQIARVRVKDIGKIKLMSYEGKRDPTTHLKTFLLTVSHVDLELDEADAGYCKLFAEMFCGPTLLWFSSLAAGYVNNFMELSTSFIKQYSSLIETAVTYAQLWNLNQTAGESLRSYITKFKEIQIQIPGLSNSTALSALKNGLWHESRFREELTVNQFATIQDALHRASNWIVAEEEKAAAAQKHKVTSKPGFEVPAKKTPPSTPKSGLSTFAMDKSPQKGSPRSSPSNPPVSPCSKSGMLPSNKCVRDENVYCKLHKVNGHSTRDCKKLMHLLAEKFVSGEMSSVTISELDQKAASEADEDAPPMKKLKQADGDTAPKKRIDVIMGDSHLFRNSITAIKDHQQKFTNPEPKRIKVTTSDLPEVTFSEKETKDLSTLHDDALVISLDVANHKVCRILIDTGSLVDLIFLETLEWALEESTSRVPLPLQSRSQVKHLCHWVQ; this is encoded by the coding sequence ATGCAGAGCAAGATCCGAGATATGCAATCTATGATGCACAGTGCAACCACTTTGGCACCGGACATCCCCCGAGTAATCGAGGAGTCAAAGCGAACTCCTTTCTCTCATCAGATAGCCAGAGTTCGCGTTAAGGATATTGGGAAAATAAAACTCATGAGCTACGAGGGAAAAAGAGATCCGACTACGCATCTCAAAACCTTCTTGCTCACGGTTAGCCATGTGGACCTCGAGCTCGATGAAGCAGATGCCGGTTACTGTAAGTTGTTCGCAGAAATGTTTTGCGGACCTACTCTGCTCTGGTTCTCATCCCTGGCTGCTGGCTACGTTAACAATTTCATGGAGTTATCAACTTCGTTTATCAAACAATATTCTAGCTTGATTGAAACAGCGGTAACATATGCCCAACTTTGGAACTTGAACCAAACTGCGGGGGAATCACTTCGCTCGTATATAACTAAGTTCAAAGAAATCCAAATCCAGATTCCAGGGCTTTCAAATTCAACTGCCTTGTCTGCCCTGAAGAACGGTCTGTGGCATGAGTCTCGCTTCCGCGAAGAATTAACTGTGAATCAGTTCGCTACCATCCAAGACGCTTTGCATCGGGCTTCGAACTGGATAGTTGCAGAAGAGGAAAAAGCGGCTGCGGCCCAAAAACATAAAGTTACTTCCAAACCTGGGTTTGAAGTACCTGCTAAGAAGACTCCTCCGTCAACTCCGAAGTCCGGGCTCAGTACCTTCGCCATGGATAAGTCTCCACAAAAAGGTTCTCCTAGGAGTTCACCATCCAACCCACCGGTCTCACCATGCTCTAAGAGCGGAATGCTCCCAAGTAACAAGTGTGTTCGAGACGAGAACGTGTACTGCAAACTGCACAAAGTAAATGGGCACTCAACCCGGGACTGCAAGAAATTGATGCACCTTCTCGCAGAAAAATTTGTGTCTGGTGAAATGTCAAGCGTGACTATCAGCGAGCTTGATCAAAAAGCAGCATCCGAAGCCGATGAGGATGCCCCACCAATGAAGAAGCTAAAGCAGGCTGATGGTGATACAGCTCCCAAGAAGAGGATAGACGTCATCATGGGTGACTCGCACCTTTTCCGCAACTCGATCACAGCAATAAAGGATCACCAGCAGAAATTCACAAACCCAGAGCCCAAGCGAATTAAAGTTACTACAAGTGACTTACCCGAAGTCACCTTCTCggagaaagaaaccaaagacCTGAGTACTCTGCACGACGACGCACTGGTAATATCATTGGATGTTGCGAATCACAAAGTGTGCCGGATTCTGATAGACACCGGGAGTTTGGTAGACTTAATTTTCTTGGAGACACTAGAATGGGCATTGGAAGAGAGCACATCGCGGGTCCCCCTTCCCCTTCAGTCTCGTTCACAAGTGAAACATCTATGTCATTGGGTACAATAA